CCCGCGGACTGACGAGGTGGACGTGGTCGTCGCTCGCGAGCGCGTCCGCGATGCCCGCCGGCAAGAAGGGTGCGTCTGCCTCGCGCAGTTCGGCGGGGGTCCGCCAGTACGCCTCGTACTCGACTGGGTCGCCGTCCTCGTCTGCGTCGTCGACGCCAGCGAACGTCGCCCGGTCGTACAGCGACACGTCCGCGAACGTCGCCTCGCGGACGACCGCGAGTTCGTGGTGTGCGTCCCCGCCGAACTCGAACAGGTTCTCGACGGTACAGACGACGGGACCGGCGTCGACTGCGACGCCGAGTTCCTCGCGGAACTCGCGTTCGAGCGCCACGCCGCTCGGCTCGCCGTGTTCGATGCCGCCGCGGATGAACCGGTGGAAGTGCGTCTCGTCGGTCCCCGAGAGCCGTTGCACGAGGTACGCGTCGGTGTCGGGATGGCGCACCGCGCCGAGAACGACGCCGCGGATGTCGGGCATGGATCAGTGACGATTTCGAGAGTGGGAGAAGTCGGTATCGGTTCGTTCGATGACGACCGCGGACACCGCCGCGTCAGTCCAAGTCGCCGCGCCGGATCGCCCGTTCCGCCTCCTCGAGCGCCGCCTCGCGGTCGAACGACTCGACGATCTCACGCAGTTCCTCGTCGCTCGCGTCCGCCAGGTCCTCGGCGTGGCGGGTGATGTTCGGCACGGCGCGGAGGATGTTGTCGACGATGGGCACCGCCGCGACTTGCGCCGACCGGCTCATCGGGTTGAGGTCGATCACGATTTCGGTCTTCCCCATCGCGCCGAGCGCCTCGGCGCGGTCGCCGTCCTCCAGCGGGACCACGACCACGTCGGCGTCGCCGATACCGTCGGCGTCGACCTTCGCGCGCTCGTGGCTGAGGCCGGGGATCCGGCCGTCTGCGGTCAGTCCCTTTACCTCGCTCGCGCCGTGCTCGCGGAGGTGGTCGGCGATCGCTTGCATCCGTTCTTCGGTGCGGTTGAACAGGTTCACTTCGACGTCCGCGCCCGTCGCCTCGGCCAACTCGACGATCTCGCCCGGCACCAGCGCCGCGACGTTGCCGTTCACCGAGAGGACCGCGTGGTCGGCCAACAGGAGGTGTGCGGCGGCGGCGCGGGCCGCGGCGTCAGTGCTCGGGAGGGTCTCCTCGCCGAGCAAGTAGTCGAACGCCTCGCCGCGCCCCTCCGCGATGAGGCCCTGCTGGGACGTGATGCCGATGTCCACGCCGTGTTCGATCCGGTGGCGGGTGAGCAGCGACTGGTAGCGCGGGTGGTCCTCGGGAATCTCAGACTCGTGGTCGACCTCGCTCGGCGCGTCCGGTGCGGTCGACGCGTCGCCGGCGGGGTCGCCCGCGTCGGCGGCGTCGGCGTCGGCGTCGTCGGTCATACCCGCCCGTCGTCGCCGCGGCGCGAAAAACGCATCCACTCGCGGACGGTGGCTGTGGTGGTCTCGCTCGTGTGCTACTCGACGGCCCGCAGCGTCGCCCCCGTCGGGTGGATCGCACAGGCGTCGGCGTCGTAGCCGGCGTCAGAGAGCCCGGAGCCGAGCGCGTACACCGTCCGACCGAGCATCGCCATCGACGCCTGTCCGCCTTCGGCTTCGACCGCCTCGACCGCCTCGGCGACCTCCGGCACCAACAGGCCGGCCTCACTCGCGAACTCGCGGCCGGCGGCGAGCAACTCGTGTTCGTCGGGGGCGCGCATGAGTCGCCTGAGCGCCGTCTCGCCGGCCTCTTGCACTGGGTCGAGTTCGCCGCCGAGCACCCGCTCGGTCGACAGTTCGCCGAAGGAGACGTACTCCACGCGAGGGCGCGCCGGGACGCCGTCCATCCGCCCGTGCCCCGGTGCGCCGGGCTCCAAGCGGACCGGGAGGCCCCCGCGGAACTGCCCGACCACGTCGCCGAGTCCGGTACCTGCGGCGGCTTCAGCCGCGTGGGCGACGCGCACCAGGTCGTTCTCCGAGCGGCCCAACGCGAACAGCTCGTTGGCCGCCAGCGCCGTCGCCAGCGCGGCGGCCCCGGAGACGCCGAAGCCCGCGCCGACGGGAACGTCGCTGGTCACCTCCACGTCGGCGACGATACCCAGTTCGGCGAGCACGCGGTTCACCGGGTCCATCTCGGCGGGCGACCCGTCGAGGTCCAGCGCCGCGAGGCCGCCCTCCGTCGCCGCGGCCGCGGGGTCGCCAGCCACATCTGTGACGTCGCCGTCGGGCGGTCGGACCGTCACCTCGACGCCGTCCGACAGCGCGAGGCCGGCGCCACGCGAACCGGCGCGTACGGGGTCGTCGTCGGGGTACGGCGCGAAGAAGGCGGTGACGTGCCCCGGCGCGAACGCGGTCGCCTCGTCCATACTCGCGACAGCGCCGGGGTGAGAGTAGGGGTTTCGATCCCCGTCGAGCGGTCGCTGACCCGCGGGCTTTTGTCTCCAGCGCCGACCCACCGGGCATGGACCACGTCGTCGTCGACGACCTCGACAACTCGCTGCAGCCTGCCGCGGTGATGCGTCACCTGACGGAGCCGCTGGGGTGTACGGATCTGGCGATCAACTACTACGAACTCGCGCCCGGCGACTCGTTCGCCTTCGCGTACCACAACCACGAGGTCCAAGAGGAGGTGTTCGTCGTCCTGTCGGGGACGGCGACGTGGGTCGTCGGCCCCGAACCGGACGAGGCGCCGTTCGAGGAGGCCGGCGCGCCCGAGGAGCGTCGCGAGGTCGCGGTCGGGCCGCTGGAGGCGATTCGTCTCCCGCCGGGGCAGTTCCAGCGTGGGTGGAACCGCGGCGACGAGCGGGTGACCGCGCTCGCGCTCGGTGCACCGTTGGCGTACGGCGAGCAGTTGAAGCGCGACGACTGCCCGGCGTGCGAGGAGGAGGTCGCGGTGTCTATCGAGCGTGCTGGCGACGACGAGTCGCAGTTGATCACCGAGTGTGCCGACTGCGGCGCCGAGGTGGCACGGTGGCGACGCGGCGACGACGGCGAGAACGAGCGGGTCCGCTGACGGCTACACGGAGCGGGCGGCCTCGTAGCTCGCGCGGAGATAGCGGTCCAGGTCACAGTCGGTGGCGGTCGCGGGTGGGAGCACCGCCCACCGGTCGACGGTGCGCGCCCCCGCCGCGAACGGTTCGACCGGGAACTCCGCCGCGAGGTGCTCGCGGTCGTCGTCCGGGAGGCGAGTGAGGGCGACGCCCTGCGTCGAGACCACCGCGAACAGCGTCCCGTCGGCGGTGTAGGAGGGGCAGCCGAACATCGTCGTGTGGGCGACGCCCGGCCAGTTCTCGATCACACGGTCACACTGCGCCCGGAGGTCCCCGGCGACCTCCTCGTCGTAGTACCCGCTCGGCGTCATGCCGTGGGGTACGCGGGAGCCGAATCTATGTGTATCGGTACCGAAGATCACAGTCTATCGCGCGTCGGTCCGCTCCCGTCGGCGGAAAAATGGAGAATCCAGAGCGTCGCGTCGTCTACGGGCTCAGGCGCTGGCGGTCGCGCGGGAACAGGACGGCCTCGCGGATGTTGTCGAGGTCGAGCATCGTCATGAGGAGGCGCTCGGCGCCCATCCCCCAGCCGGCGTGGGGCGGCATCCCGTAGCGGAACATCTTCGTGTAGTAGTCGAACTCCTCGGGGTCGAGTCCCTGCTGCTCGAAGCCGGCGATGAGCTCCTCGTAGCGGTGCTCGCGCTGGCCGCCCGACACGAGCTCCATGCGCGGGTGCATCATGTCGAAGCCGGTCGACTTGTCGGGCTCGTCGTCGTGGTCCTTGATGTAGAACGGCTTCACCTCCGACGGCCAGTCGGTGATGAAGTAGTGCTCGCCGACCTCCTGCCCGAGCACGTGCTCGGCCTCCGTCGAGAGGTCGTCGCCCCACACCAGGTGGTCGTCGAGTTCGCCCGTCGCGTTGACGCGGTCGAGCGCCTCCTGGTAGCTCAGGCGCGGGAAGTCGCCCTCGGGGACCTCGAAGTCGTCGGCGAGGTCGAGCAGTTCGAGTTCGTCGGCGCAGTTCTCCTGCACCGCCTCGTAGGCCGCCTTCGTGACCGCCTCGGCGACGTCCATCGCCTCGGTGTGGTCACAGAACGCGCCCTCGAAGTCGATGGAGTGGGCCTCGTTGAGGTGGCGCGGCGTGTTGTGCTCCTCAGCACGGAAGATCGGGCCGATCTCGAACACGCGCTCCAGGTTGGAGCCAGCCATCAGCTGCTTGAACAGCTGCGGGCTCTGGTTCATGAACGCCTCCTCGCCGAAGTAGGAGATGGGGAACAGCTCCGTGCCGCCCTCCGTCCCGGTGGCGACGATCTTCGGCGTGTTGATCTCGG
The DNA window shown above is from Halobaculum marinum and carries:
- a CDS encoding NUDIX domain-containing protein, whose amino-acid sequence is MPDIRGVVLGAVRHPDTDAYLVQRLSGTDETHFHRFIRGGIEHGEPSGVALEREFREELGVAVDAGPVVCTVENLFEFGGDAHHELAVVREATFADVSLYDRATFAGVDDADEDGDPVEYEAYWRTPAELREADAPFLPAGIADALASDDHVHLVSPRGADTAAVDGAADT
- a CDS encoding 4-phosphopantoate--beta-alanine ligase is translated as MTDDADADAADAGDPAGDASTAPDAPSEVDHESEIPEDHPRYQSLLTRHRIEHGVDIGITSQQGLIAEGRGEAFDYLLGEETLPSTDAAARAAAAHLLLADHAVLSVNGNVAALVPGEIVELAEATGADVEVNLFNRTEERMQAIADHLREHGASEVKGLTADGRIPGLSHERAKVDADGIGDADVVVVPLEDGDRAEALGAMGKTEIVIDLNPMSRSAQVAAVPIVDNILRAVPNITRHAEDLADASDEELREIVESFDREAALEEAERAIRRGDLD
- a CDS encoding pantoate kinase; the encoded protein is MDEATAFAPGHVTAFFAPYPDDDPVRAGSRGAGLALSDGVEVTVRPPDGDVTDVAGDPAAAATEGGLAALDLDGSPAEMDPVNRVLAELGIVADVEVTSDVPVGAGFGVSGAAALATALAANELFALGRSENDLVRVAHAAEAAAGTGLGDVVGQFRGGLPVRLEPGAPGHGRMDGVPARPRVEYVSFGELSTERVLGGELDPVQEAGETALRRLMRAPDEHELLAAGREFASEAGLLVPEVAEAVEAVEAEGGQASMAMLGRTVYALGSGLSDAGYDADACAIHPTGATLRAVE
- a CDS encoding cupin domain-containing protein, with amino-acid sequence MDHVVVDDLDNSLQPAAVMRHLTEPLGCTDLAINYYELAPGDSFAFAYHNHEVQEEVFVVLSGTATWVVGPEPDEAPFEEAGAPEERREVAVGPLEAIRLPPGQFQRGWNRGDERVTALALGAPLAYGEQLKRDDCPACEEEVAVSIERAGDDESQLITECADCGAEVARWRRGDDGENERVR
- the aspS gene encoding aspartate--tRNA(Asn) ligase, yielding MHGRTYTADATPGEAVTVAGWVHETRDLGGIAFLILRDKTGKIQVKLEKDEMDEAMVETGLDAHRESVLKVEGDVKEEPRAPTGVEVVPTDIEVVAPADPELPLDPSGKVDAELPTRLNNRTLDLRKPEVQAIFEIRAELLRAVRDAFRSHDATEINTPKIVATGTEGGTELFPISYFGEEAFMNQSPQLFKQLMAGSNLERVFEIGPIFRAEEHNTPRHLNEAHSIDFEGAFCDHTEAMDVAEAVTKAAYEAVQENCADELELLDLADDFEVPEGDFPRLSYQEALDRVNATGELDDHLVWGDDLSTEAEHVLGQEVGEHYFITDWPSEVKPFYIKDHDDEPDKSTGFDMMHPRMELVSGGQREHRYEELIAGFEQQGLDPEEFDYYTKMFRYGMPPHAGWGMGAERLLMTMLDLDNIREAVLFPRDRQRLSP